A genome region from Lactobacillus sp. ESL0791 includes the following:
- a CDS encoding BMP family protein codes for MNKKLRKLLSLGAVVASLGLVLTACAGKKQGNSSSKNTKNSIALITDSNGVDDHSFNQAAWEGFKNYGKEHNFKQGNGYQYFQSSSAADFTPNFNQAAKSGYQTIFGVGYMLTDSVKAAAKKNPKKNFVIIDDVITGQKNVTSVTFMSNQSSYLAGIAAAYTTKTNKVGFIGGAKSSIIDMFQAGFEQGVKDGAQALHKKIAVSSQYIGNFTSTDKAKSIAQSMYADKADIIYQAAGNAGNGIFQEAKDYNQTRPSEQKVWVIGVDVDQTSLGNYKAKGGQKANFTLTSVLKGLNIATKTISDQAYEGKFPGGKHLVYSLKGNGVSLTKGQLQPKAWAAVQKAKQEIIAGKIKVATATK; via the coding sequence ATGAATAAAAAACTTAGAAAGTTGTTGTCGCTTGGAGCAGTTGTTGCATCCCTGGGGCTAGTTCTTACGGCTTGTGCCGGCAAAAAGCAGGGTAATAGCAGCAGCAAAAACACCAAAAACAGTATTGCGCTAATTACCGACTCAAACGGGGTTGATGACCACTCCTTCAACCAGGCAGCTTGGGAGGGTTTTAAAAATTATGGTAAGGAGCACAACTTTAAGCAGGGCAACGGCTACCAATACTTTCAGTCGAGCAGTGCCGCTGATTTTACACCAAATTTTAATCAAGCAGCCAAGTCTGGTTACCAAACAATTTTCGGTGTCGGCTACATGTTAACCGATTCGGTTAAAGCCGCCGCTAAGAAAAATCCCAAGAAAAACTTTGTCATCATTGACGATGTAATCACTGGACAAAAGAATGTCACTTCCGTTACCTTTATGAGCAACCAGTCATCGTATCTTGCGGGAATTGCCGCTGCCTACACAACCAAAACTAACAAAGTTGGTTTTATCGGTGGCGCTAAATCCTCAATTATCGATATGTTTCAAGCCGGTTTTGAGCAAGGTGTGAAAGACGGTGCCCAAGCACTACACAAGAAAATAGCTGTCTCCAGTCAATACATTGGCAACTTCACTTCAACCGACAAGGCAAAGTCAATTGCCCAATCAATGTATGCTGACAAGGCAGACATTATCTACCAGGCAGCAGGCAATGCGGGCAACGGAATTTTTCAGGAAGCAAAAGATTACAACCAGACACGGCCAAGCGAGCAAAAAGTTTGGGTAATCGGTGTTGATGTTGACCAAACAAGTCTTGGCAACTACAAGGCAAAAGGCGGTCAAAAGGCCAACTTTACCCTGACTTCTGTTTTAAAGGGCTTAAACATTGCTACCAAAACAATTTCTGATCAGGCTTACGAAGGCAAGTTTCCCGGCGGCAAGCATCTTGTTTATTCTCTAAAAGGCAACGGTGTTTCTCTCACCAAGGGACAATTACAGCCTAAGGCTTGGGCAGCGGTGCAAAAAGCAAAACAGGAAATCATTGCCGGTAAAATCAAAGTTGCAACAGCAACTAAGTAA